A genomic stretch from Edaphobacter aggregans includes:
- the lspA gene encoding signal peptidase II has translation MSAQYEYPPTEFDPKPSLANEAGKRSYFGLLLAISALVVFIDRITKHVIMHSLPGAPRVVIPGFLRITHVENTGAAFSMFAESATPAAVRKGLILFSLFAVIIVLVMLWRVGRSITLTSVALALILGGAIGNLYDRIVYHYVVDFIEVHIVHYHWPDFNLADSCIVIGACLLMIEIFRPQSQD, from the coding sequence ATGTCCGCCCAATACGAATACCCACCCACCGAGTTCGACCCCAAACCCAGCCTCGCCAACGAAGCTGGCAAGCGTAGCTATTTCGGCCTGCTCCTCGCGATCTCTGCCCTGGTCGTCTTCATCGACCGCATCACCAAGCATGTCATTATGCACAGTCTTCCCGGAGCTCCCCGCGTAGTCATCCCCGGTTTCCTGCGCATCACGCACGTCGAAAACACCGGCGCCGCCTTCAGCATGTTCGCTGAGAGCGCCACCCCCGCAGCCGTCCGCAAAGGCCTCATCCTCTTCTCGCTCTTCGCCGTCATCATTGTCCTGGTCATGCTCTGGCGAGTAGGCCGCAGCATCACCCTGACCTCGGTCGCCCTAGCCCTCATCCTGGGCGGAGCCATCGGCAACCTCTACGACCGCATCGTCTACCACTACGTAGTCGACTTCATCGAGGTTCACATCGTCCACTACCACTGGCCCGACTTCAACCTCGCCGACTCCTGCATCGTCATCGGAGCCTGTCTATTGATGATCGAAATCTTCCGACCTCAATCACAAGACTGA
- the uvrA gene encoding excinuclease ABC subunit UvrA — MSDPTHEQKLDQITIRGARTHNLKGIDVDIPHNALTIVSGVSGSGKSSLAFDTVYAEGQRRYVESLSAYARQFLERIEKPDVDHMDGLAPAIAIKQKNQTRNPRSTVATATEIYDYLRLLYARCGTVTCLHCGGIVKHDTVDEIVSTLLALPEGTRTYALFPIVRAEIKLEPMQVATTADAETEASKPAKKPAKKASKKTTDSPTAINITDALKDRLTELRRRGYNRLYQSGKIVEFSTPESLLELDFTAPIFVLVDRLALSPEIRSRLVDAIETGYRESGEIQFHTVPREGEAEPQTLRFSAAFECTTCHRAYREPEPRLFSFNNPYGACPRCQGFGNTIDFDPNLIIPDKSKTLAAGAIAPWTTTKYRPHHGEMIRAAKAAGIPTDIPWYDLTPDQQRFIEDGNSAFPGIRGFFAALERKKYKLHVRVFLSKYRGYALCPDCRGQRLRAEARAVLINNQNICEVSALTITAAQEFFDNLQLSPAQTEIAGKILEEVRQRIHFLHQVGLDYLTLDRLSSTLSGGESQRIQLATSLGSRLVGALYVLDEPSIGLHTRDTAKLIRIMEELRDLGNTILVVEHDPDVIRAADHLLDLGPGAGELGGQLLASGTVAEVTRNSNSITGKYLSGRATIPVPKHRREPGREHLKLTGARIHNLRGVDLDIPLNLLCCVTGVSGSGKSTLIHQVLYRALMQSLGQADGSGDSTHLYRELSGVHHLNEVVLVDQSPIGRTPRSNPVTYIKAFDDIRALFAAQPDAKRKGLTAGHFSFNVPGGRCDVCEGDGTVTVEMQFLADIELPCEECNGTRYKSSILDIKYKGRNIHDVLNMTVKEALVYFAGHPKIIDKLYVLDEVGLGYVRLGQSATTLSGGEAQRVKLASHLATARSITNRSGNEAAAKARSRTLYILDEPTTGLHFDDVAKLLAAFRKLIEGGGSLLVIEHNLDVIKSADWVIDLGPEGGSGGGQIVATGTPEEIAANPHSHTGHWLAPVLKHTATKPEPELQVTA; from the coding sequence ATGAGCGACCCGACACACGAGCAGAAACTCGATCAAATCACAATTCGCGGAGCCCGCACCCACAACCTCAAGGGCATCGACGTCGACATCCCGCACAATGCACTCACCATCGTCAGCGGTGTCAGCGGCTCCGGTAAATCCTCGCTTGCCTTCGACACCGTCTACGCCGAAGGACAGCGCCGCTACGTCGAATCCCTCTCCGCCTACGCCCGCCAATTCCTAGAGCGCATCGAAAAACCAGACGTCGACCACATGGACGGCCTCGCTCCCGCCATCGCCATCAAGCAAAAGAACCAGACCCGCAACCCCCGCTCCACCGTAGCCACCGCCACCGAAATCTACGACTACCTCCGCCTCCTCTACGCCCGTTGCGGCACCGTCACCTGCCTGCACTGCGGCGGCATCGTCAAGCACGACACCGTAGACGAAATAGTCTCCACCCTCCTGGCCCTACCCGAAGGCACTCGCACGTACGCCCTCTTCCCCATCGTTCGCGCCGAAATCAAGCTCGAGCCCATGCAGGTCGCCACCACCGCAGACGCCGAAACAGAAGCCTCCAAGCCCGCAAAGAAACCAGCAAAAAAAGCCAGCAAGAAAACCACCGACTCCCCAACAGCAATCAACATCACCGACGCCCTCAAAGACCGCCTCACCGAGCTTCGCCGCCGAGGCTACAATCGCCTCTACCAATCAGGGAAAATAGTCGAGTTCTCCACCCCAGAATCTCTCCTCGAACTCGACTTCACCGCGCCGATCTTCGTCCTCGTAGATCGCCTCGCCCTCAGCCCAGAAATTCGCTCGCGCCTCGTCGACGCCATCGAAACCGGCTACCGCGAATCCGGAGAAATCCAGTTCCACACAGTTCCACGCGAAGGCGAAGCCGAGCCCCAAACCCTCCGCTTCTCCGCCGCATTCGAGTGCACTACCTGCCACCGCGCCTACCGCGAGCCCGAACCTCGCCTCTTCTCCTTCAACAATCCCTACGGAGCCTGCCCCCGCTGCCAGGGCTTCGGCAACACCATCGACTTCGACCCCAACCTCATCATCCCCGACAAATCCAAAACCCTGGCCGCCGGAGCCATCGCCCCCTGGACCACCACCAAGTACCGCCCTCACCACGGCGAAATGATCCGCGCAGCCAAAGCCGCAGGCATCCCCACCGACATCCCTTGGTACGATCTAACCCCCGACCAGCAGCGCTTCATCGAAGACGGCAACAGCGCCTTCCCCGGCATCCGAGGCTTCTTCGCCGCCCTCGAACGCAAAAAATACAAACTCCACGTCCGCGTCTTCCTCTCCAAATACCGCGGCTACGCCCTTTGCCCAGACTGCCGAGGCCAACGTCTCCGTGCCGAAGCCCGCGCCGTCCTCATCAACAATCAAAATATCTGCGAAGTCTCCGCCCTCACTATAACCGCCGCCCAGGAGTTCTTCGACAATCTGCAACTCTCCCCGGCCCAAACCGAGATCGCCGGAAAGATCCTCGAAGAAGTCCGCCAGCGAATCCACTTCCTCCACCAAGTCGGCCTCGACTACCTCACCCTAGACCGTCTAAGCTCCACCCTCTCCGGCGGCGAATCCCAACGCATCCAGCTAGCCACATCCCTCGGCTCCCGTCTCGTCGGAGCCCTCTACGTCCTCGACGAGCCCTCCATCGGCCTCCACACCCGAGACACCGCCAAGCTCATCCGCATCATGGAAGAGCTCCGCGACCTCGGCAACACCATCCTCGTCGTCGAGCATGACCCCGATGTCATCCGCGCCGCCGACCACCTCCTCGACCTCGGCCCCGGCGCGGGCGAACTCGGCGGCCAACTCCTAGCCTCCGGAACCGTAGCGGAAGTCACGCGTAACTCGAACTCCATCACCGGCAAATACCTCTCCGGCCGCGCCACGATCCCCGTTCCCAAACACCGCCGCGAGCCCGGACGCGAACACCTCAAGCTCACCGGAGCTCGCATCCACAACCTCCGCGGCGTCGACCTCGACATCCCCCTCAACCTCCTCTGCTGCGTCACCGGAGTCAGCGGCTCAGGCAAATCCACCCTCATCCACCAAGTCCTCTACCGAGCTCTCATGCAGTCCCTCGGCCAGGCCGACGGCAGCGGCGACTCCACCCACCTCTACCGCGAACTCAGCGGCGTCCACCACCTGAACGAAGTCGTCCTCGTCGACCAGTCTCCCATCGGCCGCACCCCGCGCTCCAACCCCGTCACTTACATCAAGGCCTTCGACGATATTCGCGCCCTTTTCGCCGCCCAGCCCGACGCCAAGCGCAAAGGCCTCACCGCTGGACACTTCTCCTTCAACGTCCCTGGCGGCCGCTGCGACGTCTGCGAAGGCGACGGCACCGTCACCGTCGAAATGCAGTTCCTCGCCGACATCGAGCTCCCCTGCGAAGAATGCAACGGCACGCGTTACAAATCCTCTATCCTCGACATCAAGTATAAAGGCCGCAATATCCACGACGTCCTCAACATGACCGTCAAGGAAGCCCTCGTCTACTTCGCCGGCCATCCCAAGATCATCGACAAGCTCTATGTCCTCGACGAGGTCGGCCTCGGCTACGTCCGTCTCGGCCAGTCCGCCACCACGCTCTCTGGCGGCGAAGCCCAACGCGTCAAACTAGCCTCGCACCTCGCCACAGCCCGCAGCATCACCAACCGCTCCGGCAACGAGGCCGCAGCCAAAGCCCGCAGCCGCACCCTCTACATCCTCGACGAGCCCACCACCGGCCTCCACTTCGACGACGTAGCCAAGCTCCTCGCGGCCTTCCGCAAGCTTATCGAAGGCGGCGGCTCCCTCCTCGTCATCGAGCACAATCTAGACGTCATCAAATCCGCCGACTGGGTCATCGACCTCGGCCCCGAAGGCGGCTCTGGCGGCGGCCAGATCGTAGCCACCGGCACCCCAGAAGAGATTGCCGCCAACCCACACTCCCACACCGGCCACTGGCTAGCCCCAGTCCTAAAACACACTGCCACCAAGCCCGAACCGGAACTCCAAGTCACCGCCTGA
- a CDS encoding arylsulfatase has translation MGNYSSIEISPLPRLTRRSFIASAFATGTAFALGVDKPATRHPNIIFILADDMGYGDPSIYGQTKIRTPRIDRLAAEGARFTQGYAGAPVCAPSRCSLMTGMHAGHARVRDNFALAAGHVGHKKKEEIRRASLTPQDHTIADYLHTAGYHTGLMGKWHLDGYDPEAIPTKHGFDEFKGWLTQIEETQGYWPEKRCHNEQLIDIPENAGGKHGRYDTTMITEDSIEFIERHHTEPFFLYVAYDSPHSPYTAPDFGPYANHPNWADDEKTYAAMIWYMDKGIGQILDTLHRLNLDQDTVVFFASDNGPRSEPTVQQTRVIDFFDSNGNLTGYKRDLYEGGIRDPFIVRWTGHIPAGSVSQVPVYFPDVLPTALDLAAAPPIQTDGISLLPYLLHPNQAANDRFMYWEFYEPVYRQAARLGKWKAVRLKRGGKLELYDLSTDPWESKDVAADHPDVISRIEQGMAREHQSSAEYPDPDKIAHPSLSMVD, from the coding sequence ATGGGAAATTATTCTTCCATTGAAATATCACCGCTCCCTCGTCTTACGCGCAGAAGCTTCATTGCAAGCGCCTTCGCAACCGGCACCGCCTTCGCTCTCGGTGTGGACAAACCAGCCACACGCCACCCGAACATCATCTTTATCCTGGCCGATGACATGGGCTACGGCGACCCCAGCATCTACGGGCAAACAAAAATCCGTACCCCGCGCATCGACCGCCTCGCCGCCGAAGGCGCGCGTTTCACTCAAGGCTATGCCGGCGCTCCAGTCTGTGCGCCATCACGTTGCTCCCTGATGACCGGCATGCACGCCGGACACGCACGTGTTCGCGACAACTTTGCATTAGCCGCAGGCCACGTCGGACACAAAAAGAAGGAAGAGATCCGTCGCGCCAGCCTCACTCCGCAAGATCACACCATAGCCGACTATCTCCACACAGCTGGCTACCACACCGGCCTCATGGGCAAATGGCACCTCGACGGCTACGATCCCGAAGCCATCCCCACGAAACACGGCTTCGACGAATTCAAAGGCTGGCTGACCCAGATAGAAGAGACCCAGGGCTACTGGCCCGAAAAACGTTGCCACAACGAGCAACTCATCGACATCCCCGAAAACGCGGGCGGCAAGCATGGCCGATACGACACCACCATGATCACCGAAGACTCCATAGAGTTCATCGAGCGCCACCATACCGAGCCCTTCTTTCTCTACGTCGCCTACGACAGCCCTCACAGTCCCTACACAGCACCCGACTTCGGCCCCTACGCCAACCATCCCAACTGGGCCGACGACGAAAAGACTTACGCCGCCATGATCTGGTACATGGACAAAGGCATCGGACAGATCCTCGACACCCTCCACCGCCTCAACCTCGATCAGGACACCGTCGTCTTCTTCGCCTCGGACAACGGTCCCCGCTCCGAGCCCACCGTGCAACAAACTCGCGTCATTGACTTCTTCGACTCCAACGGCAACCTCACCGGCTACAAACGTGACCTCTATGAGGGAGGCATCCGCGATCCCTTTATCGTGCGCTGGACCGGCCACATTCCCGCCGGTTCGGTCAGCCAGGTGCCCGTATACTTCCCCGACGTCCTTCCCACCGCGCTCGATCTCGCCGCGGCCCCTCCGATCCAAACCGACGGCATCAGCCTTCTTCCCTATCTGCTCCATCCCAATCAAGCAGCCAACGACCGCTTCATGTACTGGGAGTTCTACGAGCCGGTCTACCGCCAGGCCGCACGTTTAGGAAAATGGAAGGCCGTGCGCTTGAAGCGCGGCGGAAAACTCGAACTCTACGACCTCTCGACCGATCCCTGGGAGAGCAAAGACGTCGCCGCTGACCATCCCGATGTCATCTCACGAATTGAACAAGGTATGGCCCGTGAACATCAGTCCTCAGCCGAATACCCTGATCCCGACAAAATCGCACATCCATCCTTGTCCATGGTTGATTGA
- a CDS encoding DUF4159 domain-containing protein encodes MKPLWRSGCTLAFAGLLLGALYAQRPFRQYPSVEGYEQDPLPRDYQRPAEWSFARLMYPPGPLDGYYPRFQGPWQEGLSLWTQDYPRADRALADSVKRLTRVDARSVEQPVNLDDGDEVYNWPWLYAVQVGEWGLTEPQAKKLRDYLLRGGFFMADDFHGSEEQAYFEKTMKMVFPDRPIVDIPDDDPIFHTVFDLDERYQIPGAEHLNTGFKKDGRVARWRGIYDDKGRIMVAISLNSDIGDSWEWLNNPRYPLRYSDLGIRLGVNYVVYAMTH; translated from the coding sequence ATGAAACCTCTATGGCGATCAGGCTGCACGCTTGCCTTCGCAGGACTCCTTCTTGGCGCGCTATACGCCCAGCGCCCCTTCCGCCAATATCCTTCTGTTGAAGGCTACGAACAAGACCCCCTCCCACGTGACTACCAACGCCCCGCGGAGTGGTCCTTCGCCCGCCTCATGTACCCTCCCGGCCCGCTCGACGGCTACTACCCGCGTTTTCAAGGCCCTTGGCAGGAAGGCCTCTCCCTCTGGACCCAGGACTACCCCCGTGCCGACCGCGCACTCGCAGACTCAGTCAAGCGCCTCACCCGCGTCGACGCCCGCTCCGTCGAACAGCCTGTCAATCTCGACGACGGCGACGAAGTCTACAACTGGCCATGGCTCTATGCCGTACAGGTAGGCGAGTGGGGCCTCACCGAACCCCAGGCAAAAAAACTCCGCGACTATCTCCTCCGAGGCGGCTTCTTCATGGCCGACGACTTCCACGGCTCCGAAGAACAGGCCTACTTCGAAAAAACCATGAAGATGGTCTTCCCCGACCGCCCCATAGTCGACATCCCGGATGACGACCCCATCTTCCACACCGTCTTCGATCTCGACGAGCGTTACCAAATCCCCGGCGCCGAGCACCTCAACACCGGTTTCAAAAAGGATGGCCGCGTCGCACGCTGGCGAGGCATCTACGACGACAAGGGTCGCATCATGGTCGCAATCTCTCTGAACTCCGACATCGGCGACTCCTGGGAGTGGCTCAACAACCCCCGCTACCCCCTACGCTATTCCGACCTGGGCATCCGCCTAGGCGTCAACTACGTCGTCTACGCCATGACTCACTAA
- a CDS encoding DUF4136 domain-containing protein, which yields MHGRHVRRASLYSLAMVLLLAAATTLVAQDVKSNYMPGTDFSKYHTYKWVSIEGASHPNQIVDAEIKQSVDSQLAAKGLTKTDNDKADLYVAYQIATDKEKQWNGYGMGGGIRWGGMATATSSTINVGTLVLDLYDPGAKQLVWTGSATKTLDPSSNQEKNEKNLNKAMAKLLKNYPPK from the coding sequence ATGCACGGAAGACATGTTCGTCGGGCTTCTTTGTACTCTCTGGCCATGGTCCTACTGCTTGCGGCGGCGACAACACTTGTCGCGCAGGACGTCAAATCCAACTACATGCCGGGGACGGATTTTTCGAAGTATCACACCTACAAATGGGTTTCGATTGAGGGAGCTTCGCACCCTAACCAGATTGTGGATGCGGAGATTAAGCAGTCGGTCGATTCACAACTGGCGGCTAAGGGACTGACTAAGACGGATAACGATAAGGCCGATCTATATGTCGCCTATCAGATTGCTACCGATAAGGAGAAGCAGTGGAACGGGTATGGGATGGGTGGTGGCATTCGCTGGGGAGGAATGGCGACTGCTACGAGCTCGACGATCAATGTCGGGACTCTCGTTCTTGATTTGTATGATCCGGGTGCGAAACAACTCGTCTGGACTGGAAGTGCGACTAAGACGCTGGATCCGAGTTCGAACCAGGAAAAGAATGAAAAGAATCTGAATAAGGCTATGGCGAAGCTGTTGAAGAATTATCCTCCGAAGTAA
- a CDS encoding tetratricopeptide repeat protein, which yields MNRIASRHRTLPTLILSAALFVTGTLHAQLPAGTTDTTAQPQTQQDPLRAQASEALAKQDYPTALKLLTTLAEKNPHDAQILYNLASTQEALDQPAAESTYRQAIAANPNLLEPHLALGLLLARSGKSSPARTELAAASIIPDGDPALRARAYRALARLDQQSNPSGASEELLAALKLSPETPDDILLSGELAEAANDPAAAESAYRRLLATDPQNSQATAALVHLLIQQKKPDQAEIILTAALAKNPDDPTLNSQLASLYQSQNKPDQALPILEKLHAAHPEDPNLARLLARLYSRSGQYDKADALYATLSTASPNDPTLLDDRADALIHLRNFAEAEALLKRALADPKAFPTSDDLGAAASHLAFAASANNDPTTTLQALEIRGRVLPQSPSSLFLAATAHDKLHQAKQATDLYKQFLSVANGQFPDEEWEARHRLIALEHTK from the coding sequence ATGAACCGCATCGCCTCACGACACCGCACCCTCCCCACCCTGATCCTTTCAGCGGCCCTCTTCGTAACCGGGACGCTACACGCTCAGCTCCCCGCCGGAACCACCGACACCACCGCCCAGCCCCAAACCCAGCAAGACCCCCTCCGCGCCCAGGCCAGCGAAGCCCTCGCCAAGCAGGACTACCCCACCGCCCTCAAGCTCCTCACCACCCTCGCCGAAAAGAACCCTCACGACGCCCAGATTCTCTACAACCTAGCCTCCACCCAGGAGGCCCTCGACCAGCCAGCCGCCGAATCCACCTACCGGCAGGCCATAGCCGCCAACCCGAACCTCCTCGAGCCTCACCTAGCCCTCGGCCTTCTGCTCGCACGCTCCGGCAAGTCCTCCCCGGCCCGCACCGAGCTAGCCGCCGCTTCCATCATCCCCGACGGCGACCCCGCTCTACGCGCCCGAGCCTACCGTGCCCTCGCCCGCCTTGACCAGCAGTCCAACCCCTCCGGTGCCAGCGAAGAGCTCCTCGCCGCCCTCAAGCTCTCCCCCGAAACCCCCGACGACATCCTCCTCTCCGGCGAACTGGCCGAGGCCGCCAACGACCCCGCAGCTGCCGAATCCGCCTACCGCCGCCTTCTCGCCACCGACCCCCAAAACTCCCAGGCCACCGCCGCACTCGTCCACCTCCTTATCCAGCAAAAGAAGCCCGACCAGGCCGAAATCATCCTCACCGCTGCCCTTGCCAAAAACCCCGACGACCCAACCCTGAACTCCCAGCTGGCCAGCCTTTACCAGAGCCAAAACAAGCCCGATCAGGCCCTTCCGATCCTGGAAAAGCTCCACGCCGCCCACCCCGAAGACCCGAACCTCGCTCGCCTCCTCGCCCGTCTTTACAGCCGCAGCGGCCAGTACGACAAAGCCGATGCCCTCTACGCCACCCTCAGCACCGCATCACCCAACGATCCAACCCTCCTCGACGACCGAGCCGACGCCCTCATCCACCTCCGCAATTTTGCCGAAGCTGAAGCCCTCCTCAAGCGCGCCCTCGCCGATCCCAAGGCCTTCCCCACCAGCGACGACCTCGGCGCGGCCGCCAGCCACCTCGCCTTCGCCGCCTCGGCTAACAATGACCCCACCACCACCTTGCAAGCATTAGAGATTCGTGGTAGAGTGCTGCCACAGTCTCCGTCCTCGCTCTTTCTGGCGGCTACCGCGCACGACAAGCTCCACCAGGCCAAGCAGGCAACAGACCTGTACAAACAGTTCCTCTCCGTGGCGAACGGCCAGTTTCCGGACGAGGAGTGGGAGGCCCGCCACCGCCTCATCGCCCTCGAACACACGAAGTAG
- a CDS encoding M48 family metallopeptidase gives MSTTLIPIFEEQYRDLRPRAPIPPFDIRFRRFTSLNTTIRLREGRLHVRLSDVLEHAPDSVHHAIAHILLAKLYKKPIAPTYADRYRRHVSSEAVSRQAEHIRQTRGRKRILTPVGHHYDLDEVFESLNTRFFHGLLGRPTLTWSAHHARRMLGHYDAAHNTIVVSRVFDRPDTPRCAIEYLLYHEMLHLKHPVRVKAGRRCVHSREFQAEERLFPELDEAKAYLKRL, from the coding sequence GTGTCCACCACACTCATCCCCATATTTGAAGAGCAGTACCGAGACCTTCGCCCCCGGGCGCCCATCCCGCCCTTCGACATCCGTTTCCGCCGCTTCACCTCCCTCAACACCACCATCCGTCTCCGCGAAGGCCGCCTCCACGTCCGCCTCTCCGACGTCCTCGAGCACGCGCCCGACTCCGTCCACCACGCCATCGCCCACATCCTGCTCGCCAAGCTCTACAAGAAGCCCATCGCCCCCACCTACGCCGACCGCTACCGCCGCCACGTCTCCTCCGAAGCCGTCTCCCGCCAGGCCGAGCACATCCGCCAGACCCGCGGCCGCAAGCGCATCCTCACCCCCGTAGGCCACCACTACGATCTCGACGAAGTCTTCGAGTCCCTCAACACCCGCTTCTTCCACGGCCTCCTCGGCCGCCCCACCCTAACCTGGAGCGCCCACCACGCCCGCCGCATGCTCGGCCACTACGACGCCGCCCACAACACCATCGTCGTCAGCCGCGTCTTCGACCGCCCCGACACCCCGCGCTGCGCCATCGAGTACCTTCTCTACCACGAGATGCTCCACCTCAAGCATCCCGTGCGCGTCAAAGCCGGACGCCGCTGCGTCCACTCCCGCGAGTTCCAGGCCGAAGAGCGCCTCTTCCCCGAACTAGACGAAGCCAAAGCCTACCTAAAGCGCCTGTAA
- a CDS encoding acetylxylan esterase, whose protein sequence is MKVFRLGAAVVFGGIGIAALGQQGGSKTMPAPVNFTADQDHQNMMDQLGVKALRPGPSGDEAAPNHANYDPALANPYPNLPDVLTLKNGTKVTTAEMWWKQRRPEIVEDLEREVYGRVPAHVPKVTWTVKVTDKEFVGRVPVIAKRLVGHVDNSEYPGINVDIAMTVVVPANAKGPVPVLMMFGRSALPSPAQPSEEELEKINAKLKALMAKDDPELQAIFAEHPAYNPIASQVPPFVFGPRPAGDPPSTTQLIADGWGYVAIDPASIQADNGAGITKGIIGLVNHGQPRKPEDWGALRAWAWGAARGLDYLETDPAVDAKHVGIEGVSRYGKAALVTLAFEPRFAMGLIGSSGKGGTTLLRRNWGEAVESLTGGEYYWMAGNFIKYGASEASFGSKNPGDLPVDSHELIALAAPRLVFISYGIPEQGDAKWLDHQGSFMAAVASQPVFRLLGAKDLGVPDDYHAAKMPPVNSGVLMVGDLAWRQHDGGHTDAPNMKYFIQWADGKIGHSAAATLP, encoded by the coding sequence ATGAAAGTCTTTCGGTTGGGTGCGGCTGTGGTGTTTGGTGGGATTGGTATTGCAGCCTTGGGGCAGCAGGGCGGGTCGAAGACGATGCCTGCCCCGGTGAACTTTACTGCGGATCAGGATCACCAGAACATGATGGATCAGCTTGGCGTTAAGGCTCTGCGGCCAGGGCCTAGTGGCGATGAGGCTGCTCCGAACCATGCGAACTATGATCCGGCGCTGGCCAATCCTTATCCCAACTTGCCGGATGTGTTGACGCTGAAGAATGGAACGAAGGTGACGACTGCGGAGATGTGGTGGAAGCAGCGGCGTCCTGAGATCGTTGAAGATCTGGAGCGAGAGGTCTACGGCCGGGTGCCGGCGCATGTGCCGAAGGTGACGTGGACGGTGAAGGTGACGGACAAGGAGTTTGTGGGGCGCGTCCCTGTGATTGCGAAGCGGCTGGTGGGGCATGTGGACAACTCGGAGTATCCGGGGATCAATGTTGATATTGCGATGACGGTGGTGGTCCCGGCGAATGCGAAGGGGCCTGTGCCGGTGCTGATGATGTTTGGCCGGAGTGCTCTGCCTTCGCCTGCACAGCCTTCCGAGGAAGAGCTGGAGAAGATCAATGCGAAGCTGAAGGCGCTGATGGCGAAGGATGATCCGGAGTTGCAGGCGATCTTTGCGGAGCATCCTGCTTACAATCCGATTGCTTCGCAGGTTCCGCCGTTTGTGTTTGGGCCGAGGCCTGCTGGCGATCCTCCGTCGACGACGCAACTGATTGCGGATGGATGGGGATATGTGGCGATCGATCCGGCGAGTATTCAGGCGGATAACGGGGCCGGGATCACGAAGGGGATTATTGGGCTGGTGAATCATGGCCAGCCACGCAAGCCGGAGGATTGGGGCGCGCTAAGAGCGTGGGCGTGGGGTGCGGCTCGTGGGCTCGACTATCTGGAGACGGATCCTGCTGTCGATGCGAAGCATGTAGGGATTGAGGGTGTGTCGCGCTATGGGAAGGCGGCACTGGTGACGCTGGCGTTTGAGCCTCGGTTTGCGATGGGGTTGATCGGCTCGTCGGGTAAGGGTGGGACGACTCTGCTGCGGCGCAACTGGGGCGAGGCGGTGGAGAGCCTGACTGGTGGAGAGTATTACTGGATGGCTGGGAACTTCATCAAGTATGGCGCTTCGGAGGCGTCGTTTGGGAGCAAGAATCCGGGCGATCTGCCGGTGGACTCGCATGAGCTGATTGCGCTCGCTGCGCCGCGGCTGGTGTTTATCAGCTATGGGATTCCTGAGCAGGGCGATGCGAAGTGGCTGGATCATCAGGGGAGTTTTATGGCGGCGGTGGCTTCACAGCCTGTGTTCCGGCTGCTGGGTGCGAAGGATTTGGGGGTGCCGGATGACTATCATGCGGCGAAGATGCCTCCGGTGAACTCGGGCGTGCTGATGGTTGGGGATCTGGCTTGGCGGCAGCATGATGGCGGTCATACGGACGCTCCGAATATGAAGTACTTCATTCAGTGGGCGGACGGGAAGATTGGGCATAGCGCTGCGGCTACGCTGCCTTGA
- the aqpZ gene encoding aquaporin Z, whose amino-acid sequence MPLSKRALAEFFGTFWLVFGGCGSAVLAAAFQPPGPPVPGAPHLGIAFVGVAFAFGLTVLTMAFAIGHISGCHLNPAVSIGLVVGKRFPASELGAYIVAQVAGAIVASGVLYVIASGRPDFVLGGFATNGFGDHSPGGYSMLACFLIEVVLTCFFLLVILGSTDERAPKGFAPIAIGLCLTLIHLISIPVTNTSVNPARSTGPALFVHGAALSQLWLFWVAPILGAIIGGFISNTFFAAPQPPLREEMSR is encoded by the coding sequence ATGCCGCTGTCCAAACGTGCATTAGCTGAATTCTTCGGGACCTTCTGGCTTGTCTTCGGTGGTTGCGGAAGCGCCGTTCTTGCCGCCGCCTTTCAACCCCCAGGGCCGCCCGTACCAGGAGCTCCTCATCTCGGTATCGCCTTCGTCGGCGTTGCCTTCGCCTTTGGCCTCACTGTCCTGACCATGGCCTTCGCCATCGGCCACATCTCCGGCTGCCACCTCAACCCCGCAGTCTCCATCGGTCTCGTCGTCGGCAAGCGCTTCCCCGCCTCTGAACTTGGCGCCTACATCGTCGCCCAGGTAGCAGGAGCCATCGTTGCCTCCGGAGTCCTCTACGTCATCGCCAGCGGCAGGCCAGACTTCGTCCTCGGTGGATTCGCTACAAACGGCTTCGGCGACCACTCCCCCGGCGGCTACTCCATGCTCGCCTGCTTTCTCATCGAAGTCGTCCTCACCTGCTTCTTCCTGTTGGTCATCCTCGGCAGCACAGACGAGCGCGCCCCCAAAGGCTTCGCCCCCATCGCCATCGGCCTGTGCCTCACCCTCATCCACCTGATCAGCATCCCGGTCACCAACACCTCGGTCAACCCAGCCCGCAGCACCGGCCCCGCTCTCTTCGTCCACGGAGCCGCCCTGAGTCAGTTATGGCTCTTCTGGGTAGCCCCCATCCTGGGAGCCATCATAGGCGGCTTCATCTCCAACACCTTCTTCGCGGCCCCACAGCCACCCCTCCGCGAAGAAATGTCCCGATAG